The following coding sequences lie in one Zingiber officinale cultivar Zhangliang chromosome 2B, Zo_v1.1, whole genome shotgun sequence genomic window:
- the LOC122048155 gene encoding uncharacterized protein LOC122048155, protein MSFPPQNLQNFQGFGNSMNHLNYASRGPYQSLSVEYWQNMRHLYFTPSVVHGYGTPHTTGMSFTPSMSNEPAMPTFVPETQLSDRESPIEVVNLEKAVSNAEGTRKRSSWTKVEDEILARSFVTINDDLIIGNDQKADAFWGRVASYYNENLPLSSNIRSANVIRSHWHNTIQKKVY, encoded by the coding sequence ATGTCGTTTCCtccacaaaatcttcaaaatttccaAGGTTTTGGAAATTctatgaatcatttgaattatgCCTCTCGAGGTCCATATCAATCGCTTTCAGTCGAATATTGGCAAAACATGAGACATCTGTATTTCACGCCGTCGGTTGTTCATGGATATGGTACCCCGCACACAACTGGTATGTCTTTCACTCCTTCGATGTCGAATGAACCTGCAATGCCGACTTTTGTCCCGGAGACTCAACTTTCCGACCGTGAATCTCCAATTGAGGTGGTCAATTTAGAAAAGGCGGTTTCAAATGCTGAGGGTACAAGAAAACGTTCAAGTTGGACAAAGGTTGAAGACGAGATCTTAGCGAGAAGTTTTGTCACTATCAATGATGACTTAATAATAGGCAATGATCAAAAGGCGGATGCTTTTTGGGGACGGGTTGCAAGCTACTACAATGAGAATCTTCCCCTAAGTTCAAACATCAGAAGTGCAAATGTTATACGGTCACATTGGcacaatacaatccaaaagaagGTATATTGA
- the LOC122045325 gene encoding transcription repressor MYB5-like: MDKPWLPPPFGLPYASFACKESISLRQPDRMRRSNSAAAAAGRRKILRGGGGSGGEPRACCSKDGMKRGPWTPEEDEALASYVRLEGEGRWRTLPARAGLRRCGKSCRLRWMNYLRPSIKRGPIAPDEEDIILRLHRLLGNRWSLIAGRIPGRTDNEIKNYWNTHLSKKLIGQGIDPRTHKPLPSPSAPSAVAAPAAYAIPRHPPRPNPNPNPNMPDGCWTESSDHDQLIDVNAEAAEAGERLEPELFGVSFGEDNIFSSFLDSLIGDGENDHINGDTPPDDEQFAFVWEKDLEAHLDLEDNAHEQFTGDPDAGI, encoded by the exons ATGGATAAGCCGTGGCTCCCACCACCATTCGGCCTCCCTTATGCATCCTTTGCCTGCAAGGAATCAATTAGTTTGCGACAGCCAGATCGAATGAGAAGGAGCAActcagcggcggcggcggctgggAGGAGGAAGATCCTGAGGGGAGGAGGAGGGTCCGGCGGCGAGCCGAGGGCGTGCTGCAGCAAGGACGGGATGAAGCGGGGCCCGTGGACGCCGGAGGAGGACGAGGCCCTGGCGAGCTACGTGCGGCTGGAGGGCGAGGGCCGGTGGCGCACCCTTCCGGCCCGAGCAGGCCTCCGCCGCTGCGGCAAGAGCTGCCGCCTCCGGTGGATGAACTACCTCCGCCCCTCCATCAAGCGCGGCCCCATCGCCCCCGACGAGGAGGACATCATCCTCCGCCTCCATCGCCTCCTCGGCAACCG GTGGTCGCTGATCGCCGGCAGAATTCCGGGGCGCACCGACAACGAGATCAAGAACTACTGGAACACGCACCTCAGCAAGAAGCTCATCGGCCAAGGCATCGATCCGCGCACCCACAAGCCATTGCCGTCTCCCTCCGCCCCATCCGCCGTCGCTGCACCGGCGGCCTATGCCATCCCACGACACCCACCTCGccctaaccctaaccctaaccctaacaTGCCCGACGGATGCTGGACGGAGAGCAGTGACCACGATCAGTTGATCGACGTCAACGCGGAGGCGGCGGAAGCCGGAGAGCGGCTAGAACCAGAACTGTTTGGCGTCAGCTTCGGCGAGGACAACATCTTCTCCTCCTTCCTCGACTCACTCATCGGCGACGGCGAAAACGATCACATTAATGGCGATACTCCTCCTGATGACGAACAATTTGCCTTCGTTTGGGAAAAGGATCTCGAGGCTCATCTAGATCTGGAGGACAATGCACACGAGCAGTTTACAGGTGATCCTGATGCAGGAATCTGA